In [Leptolyngbya] sp. PCC 7376, a genomic segment contains:
- the psaK gene encoding photosystem I reaction center subunit PsaK, which translates to MSLVLTLAAAVPPTLEWSPKVAVVMIICNILAIALGKATIKNPSAGPALPMPEMFGGMGFPALLATTSLGHVIGVGAILGLASAGAI; encoded by the coding sequence ATGTCTTTAGTTCTTACCCTTGCTGCAGCTGTGCCTCCCACATTGGAATGGAGCCCCAAGGTTGCAGTCGTTATGATCATTTGCAACATCTTGGCGATCGCACTCGGCAAGGCAACAATCAAAAATCCTTCTGCAGGCCCCGCACTACCAATGCCAGAAATGTTTGGTGGCATGGGTTTTCCCGCACTTTTGGCAACTACAAGCCTAGGTCATGTCATCGGAGTTGGCGCGATTCTTGGGTTGGCTAGTGCAGGCGCAATCTAG
- a CDS encoding cation:proton antiporter, giving the protein MPHLAHPFTQIAVILAIASSLGAIAVWLKQPLIMAFIAVGILIGPSGFSIVSSTEEVELLAELGIAVLLFVVGLKLEPNEINAVGSVAVITAVGQMALTGGFGYLLCWVMGMSPIAAFYVAIALTFSSTIIIVKLLSDKKEIDALHSRIAVGVLIVQDIAVVLLMIILSAFGDGEQSLGRSLLFVSLRGAAFLGSLTLITKFILPKLLHGIARSTELLLIFAITWAIVLASVGDFLGFSKEVGAFMAGVSLAATPYRLIIAPRLVSLRDFLLLFFFINLGIHIEITDFLNQLFPALILSAFVLITKPIMVMALVGMLGYKKYTSVITSLSLGQISEFSLILAGLGVSLGHISSETSGLITLIALITMGLSTYMILRSSLIYERFSPWFNWVERKMPHKEDATGITEFEELDVIVFGLGRYGGSLIQDLEQLGVKVLGVDFDPELVNFWRSQGVMTFYGDAEDPEFPAVLPLNKVYWIISTLPGLDMGLKLLHHLKHHNYTGKIALTSHTQQESYPLQKAGADLVLMPFRDAAVEAARVLHKNLDFVTGSDIAPHIRDNSQRVQS; this is encoded by the coding sequence ATGCCACATTTAGCCCACCCCTTTACTCAAATTGCAGTGATTCTTGCCATTGCTTCTAGTTTAGGGGCGATCGCCGTGTGGTTAAAGCAGCCATTAATTATGGCGTTTATCGCGGTTGGAATTTTAATTGGCCCTTCGGGGTTTTCGATTGTCAGCAGCACGGAGGAAGTGGAGTTGTTGGCGGAGCTGGGCATCGCAGTGCTGCTGTTTGTCGTTGGGCTAAAGCTAGAACCGAATGAGATTAATGCTGTTGGCTCAGTAGCAGTAATCACGGCAGTGGGTCAAATGGCATTGACGGGAGGCTTCGGCTACTTACTTTGTTGGGTAATGGGAATGTCACCCATCGCTGCATTTTATGTGGCGATCGCCTTAACTTTTTCTAGCACAATTATTATCGTCAAATTATTGTCCGATAAAAAAGAAATTGATGCGCTCCATAGTCGAATTGCTGTCGGTGTACTGATTGTGCAGGATATTGCTGTCGTACTACTGATGATTATTTTGTCGGCATTTGGCGATGGGGAGCAAAGTTTAGGACGCTCATTATTATTCGTTTCTTTGCGGGGAGCTGCCTTTCTCGGTTCTCTAACTCTAATCACAAAATTCATTCTGCCGAAACTGCTCCATGGCATTGCTCGATCAACCGAATTGCTCCTGATTTTTGCGATTACCTGGGCGATCGTTCTTGCCTCAGTGGGAGATTTTTTAGGATTTAGCAAAGAAGTTGGTGCATTTATGGCAGGCGTTTCCCTCGCAGCCACACCTTATCGTCTGATTATTGCCCCTCGGTTAGTGAGTTTACGGGATTTTTTACTCCTATTCTTTTTTATTAACCTCGGCATCCACATCGAAATCACTGATTTTCTCAACCAGCTTTTTCCCGCTTTAATTCTGTCTGCATTTGTTCTGATTACGAAGCCAATAATGGTAATGGCTTTAGTCGGAATGCTTGGTTACAAAAAATATACCAGTGTTATTACTAGTCTATCCTTGGGGCAAATTAGCGAATTTTCACTGATTTTGGCAGGGTTAGGGGTAAGTTTAGGTCATATTTCTAGTGAAACCAGCGGATTAATTACTTTAATTGCCTTAATCACCATGGGTCTATCAACCTATATGATTTTGCGCTCCAGCCTGATTTACGAACGATTTTCGCCTTGGTTTAATTGGGTTGAACGAAAAATGCCTCACAAAGAAGATGCCACGGGAATTACTGAATTTGAGGAGCTGGATGTAATCGTCTTTGGTTTGGGACGATATGGAGGCAGTTTAATCCAAGATTTAGAGCAACTAGGTGTCAAAGTATTAGGCGTAGATTTTGATCCAGAGCTCGTCAATTTTTGGCGATCGCAGGGAGTGATGACCTTTTACGGTGATGCTGAAGATCCGGAGTTCCCTGCCGTTCTTCCGCTGAATAAAGTTTATTGGATTATTAGTACCTTGCCAGGTTTAGATATGGGCCTCAAATTGCTCCATCATCTAAAGCATCACAATTACACCGGAAAAATTGCCCTTACCAGTCACACACAGCAAGAAAGCTATCCTCTTCAAAAAGCAGGCGCTGATTTGGTACTCATGCCTTTTCGAGATGCCGCAGTGGAAGCAGCCAGGGTATTGCACAAAAATCTAGATTTTGTGACTGGTTCAGACATTGCTCCCCATATAAGAGATAATTCGCAGAGGGTACAATCTTGA
- the aat gene encoding leucyl/phenylalanyl-tRNA--protein transferase — translation MISRFNIPVILEGYSQGYFLMSDDNDNLGWYSSRQRTLIPLDERFRYPKSLRRVLNKKEFTPAINQAFKEVCHGCADRDTTWISPELMDIYFALHKAGYAHSFETWQGDRLAGGVLGIVIGGAFIGESMFFNIPDGSKVAMVLLVNHLRTQGFKLFDAQLQNPHLERFGSYVISNIEYRQILQQAIKMPCKL, via the coding sequence ATGATTAGTCGTTTTAATATTCCGGTCATTCTTGAGGGTTATTCCCAAGGGTATTTTTTGATGTCGGATGATAATGACAACCTTGGCTGGTATTCAAGTCGGCAACGAACTTTGATCCCTCTCGATGAGCGTTTTCGCTACCCAAAATCTTTGCGACGTGTTTTAAATAAAAAAGAGTTTACGCCAGCCATTAACCAAGCATTCAAAGAAGTTTGTCACGGCTGTGCAGATCGAGATACCACTTGGATTTCACCGGAGCTAATGGATATTTATTTTGCACTGCATAAGGCAGGATATGCCCATAGCTTTGAAACATGGCAGGGCGATCGCCTTGCAGGTGGTGTTTTAGGCATTGTGATTGGTGGGGCATTTATTGGGGAATCGATGTTTTTTAATATCCCCGATGGCTCAAAAGTTGCAATGGTTTTACTCGTCAATCACCTCAGAACACAAGGGTTTAAGTTATTTGATGCCCAGCTGCAAAACCCTCACTTAGAGCGGTTTGGTTCCTACGTGATTAGCAACATTGAGTATCGGCAAATCCTTCAACAAGCCATAAAAATGCCCTGCAAGCTTTAA
- a CDS encoding bifunctional 2-polyprenyl-6-hydroxyphenol methylase/3-demethylubiquinol 3-O-methyltransferase UbiG, with translation MNNSEARQQAVRELYNTYPFPPEPLLDEPPPGYNWRWHWQAAYSFCAGRKPARNNPRILDAGCGTGVGTEYLLHLNPEAEIYGIDLSEGALEVAEKRCNQSGVRQNHQAPVTFQRLPIEQAAELEGEFDLINCVGVLHHMPDPVQGIQALAKKVAPGGLFHIFVYAELGRWEIQLMQEAIALFQGEKRGDYVDGVKVGRDIFGSLPENSRLVQYDKERWSLENHRDASFADMYVHPQETDYNIHTLFELIDASGLEFVGFSNPPVWDLERLVGKSPDLIERAKGLSERDRYRLIELLDTTISHYEFFLYKPPFETTDWSDDDLLSEAIAEVHPCLNGWPSKAFFDFDYRLTKVTDAEYDFMSACDGQCTIASLLENTEFSLDDVRSLQKRQLIMLSLA, from the coding sequence ATGAATAATTCCGAAGCTCGTCAACAGGCTGTCCGTGAACTTTACAATACCTATCCTTTTCCGCCAGAGCCTTTATTAGACGAGCCACCTCCAGGCTATAACTGGCGTTGGCATTGGCAAGCGGCCTATAGTTTTTGTGCAGGTCGTAAGCCAGCTCGTAACAATCCTCGAATTCTTGATGCAGGTTGTGGAACGGGCGTTGGCACAGAGTATTTACTTCATCTCAATCCAGAAGCAGAAATCTATGGGATCGACCTCAGTGAAGGGGCTTTAGAGGTTGCAGAGAAGCGCTGTAATCAGTCCGGAGTCAGGCAAAATCATCAAGCACCTGTGACATTCCAACGGCTACCGATTGAGCAAGCAGCAGAATTAGAAGGTGAATTTGATCTCATTAATTGCGTTGGTGTGCTCCACCACATGCCAGATCCAGTTCAAGGCATTCAAGCATTAGCCAAAAAAGTGGCACCGGGTGGTTTGTTTCACATTTTTGTGTATGCGGAGTTGGGCCGCTGGGAAATTCAACTGATGCAAGAGGCGATCGCCCTGTTCCAAGGAGAGAAGCGAGGTGATTATGTTGATGGTGTCAAAGTTGGTCGAGATATTTTTGGGAGTCTGCCGGAAAATAGTCGTCTAGTTCAATATGACAAAGAACGCTGGTCTTTAGAAAATCACCGCGATGCTTCTTTTGCAGACATGTATGTTCATCCACAGGAAACGGACTACAATATCCATACTCTTTTTGAACTAATTGACGCATCGGGTCTGGAGTTTGTTGGCTTTTCGAATCCGCCGGTGTGGGATCTAGAACGCTTAGTTGGTAAATCGCCTGATTTAATTGAACGAGCCAAGGGTCTCAGTGAACGTGATCGCTATCGCTTGATTGAGCTTTTGGACACGACCATTAGTCACTACGAATTTTTCTTATATAAACCACCATTCGAAACAACTGATTGGTCTGATGATGATCTTTTGAGTGAGGCGATCGCCGAAGTCCATCCCTGTTTAAATGGCTGGCCGAGCAAAGCATTCTTTGACTTTGACTACCGTCTCACAAAAGTTACAGACGCTGAGTATGACTTTATGTCAGCCTGTGATGGTCAATGTACTATCGCTTCCCTTCTCGAAAATACTGAGTTTAGTTTGGATGATGTGCGATCGCTCCAAAAAAGACAACTCATTATGTTGAGTCTTGCCTAA
- a CDS encoding CHAT domain-containing protein, translating into MSYFRLLSVTVSLGLLCPLTPLLAQITSTANTTNTAVTQNGQNWDISGGSTSAGGNNLFHDFQDFNVGTNQSATFLSAPAIQNILSRISGANPSLIDGLLSISGSNADLYLINPSGIVFGENTQLNLPADFTATTATGLGFGSAIWSGQTNYNELIGSPNQFFFDGTGGIINGADLKLNVGNQLNLFASHIVNTGSLSAESGTINLTAVPGTNTLRLSQAGQLLNLEFNNGAPANVVDIPRLLTGHNLATGVTLNDGAVELSETQTPVTMNSGNLFMSGSIDVSGNLGGTSTLLGNEIILTSANLDASGLNGGGEIYLGGDFQGQGLFTNAKNVFVDPNSTFSTAAIATGDGGQAIIWSDQSTLFYGNIDATGGQFGGNGGFVEVSGKQYLDFQGTVDLRSPLGTNGTLLLDPTDIIISDNPTSPTLDFMDGVFDDITNTPSNLNVFDLQFQLELGDILITTNSGNADLGNIVVDSPFTWSSGNTLELEADNDIFIRANIVSTSQDATLVLVANNDIRVEGMIQVGAFDNTTMTIDFIPDADGDGVGIYQQDPNAIVEGSIPFEESDFDGDFGDDEFGGDFGDDEFGDDFGDDEFGDDEFGDDEFGDDEFEDEFGDDEFGDDEFEEGEDDEDFDEDDDDFFGSDFDYEYEDDGWSDYDEELDALEDDFFDDYGEHFGLAAKPDTNFDAVQSKLATIQSLLDIDPAIIYVAFRDKESRGTKQSTKQTIGKDKDILWQFDDNARQNYLDIDREALGNDELELVMLTASGKVVRRRIVGSSRQEILRAARSFNRSITSPHLGNTYLRSAKYFYDLLIKPLEAELNEAQIDNLTFVMDRGLRTLPIAALHDGQQFVIEKYSVGMMPSFALTQTDYLDLRESQVLAMGASEFQQQNDLPAVPVELSEIADRIWEGDVYSENQFTVDRLLAARDRQEYGILHLATHGEFLPGNLARSYIQFWDQRVSLAELPKLQLNNPPIELLVLSACRTAFGDPNAELGFAGLAIASGAKSAIGSLWYVSDEGTLALMTEFYRELQSLPIKAEALRQAQLALLNGEVQRQGGTLITPAGPIDLPETFSQLQSNDLSHPYFWSSFSLIGNPW; encoded by the coding sequence GGCAATAACTTATTCCATGATTTTCAGGATTTTAATGTTGGTACGAACCAAAGTGCGACATTTCTCAGTGCGCCAGCTATCCAAAATATTTTGTCGCGAATCAGTGGTGCGAATCCTTCCCTAATCGATGGCCTACTTAGCATCAGTGGGAGTAACGCAGATTTATATCTCATCAATCCCAGTGGAATTGTTTTTGGTGAAAATACCCAATTAAATTTGCCTGCAGACTTCACTGCAACCACTGCAACAGGATTAGGCTTTGGTAGCGCCATATGGTCAGGGCAAACGAATTACAACGAGCTTATCGGGAGTCCTAACCAATTTTTCTTTGATGGCACTGGTGGCATTATCAACGGCGCAGATTTAAAGCTTAATGTGGGAAACCAACTGAATCTTTTTGCTTCACACATTGTCAATACTGGCTCTCTAAGTGCGGAATCTGGAACAATTAATCTCACTGCAGTTCCTGGCACAAATACTCTGAGACTGTCTCAGGCTGGTCAATTACTCAATCTCGAATTTAATAATGGCGCACCAGCCAATGTTGTCGATATTCCTCGCCTCTTGACCGGACATAACCTTGCAACAGGTGTGACTTTAAATGATGGTGCAGTGGAGCTGAGTGAAACTCAAACGCCAGTGACAATGAATTCTGGCAATCTGTTTATGAGTGGCTCAATTGATGTCAGCGGAAACCTTGGTGGCACATCGACTTTATTGGGAAATGAAATCATTCTGACCAGTGCGAATTTAGATGCATCAGGTTTGAATGGTGGCGGCGAGATTTATCTGGGCGGTGATTTTCAGGGACAGGGTTTATTTACGAATGCGAAAAATGTTTTTGTAGATCCAAACTCGACATTCTCAACTGCGGCGATCGCCACAGGAGATGGCGGCCAAGCCATCATCTGGTCAGACCAATCAACACTTTTTTACGGCAATATCGATGCGACAGGTGGTCAGTTTGGCGGTAATGGTGGGTTTGTCGAGGTTAGCGGTAAACAATATCTTGATTTTCAGGGCACAGTGGATCTGCGATCGCCCCTGGGTACCAATGGCACATTACTGCTCGATCCCACTGACATCATCATTTCCGATAATCCGACAAGTCCCACACTAGATTTTATGGATGGTGTATTTGATGACATCACGAATACGCCCTCCAACCTCAATGTTTTCGACCTCCAGTTCCAATTAGAACTTGGCGATATCTTAATTACAACCAATTCGGGGAATGCCGACTTAGGCAACATTGTGGTCGATAGCCCATTTACTTGGTCAAGTGGCAACACCCTCGAACTCGAAGCTGATAATGACATTTTTATTAGAGCCAACATTGTCAGTACTAGTCAGGATGCAACCCTAGTATTAGTTGCTAACAATGACATCAGAGTAGAAGGAATGATTCAAGTTGGTGCTTTCGATAACACCACAATGACGATTGATTTTATTCCGGATGCTGACGGTGATGGTGTTGGCATATATCAGCAAGACCCTAATGCCATTGTCGAAGGCAGTATTCCGTTTGAAGAATCAGACTTTGATGGTGATTTTGGAGATGACGAGTTTGGGGGAGATTTCGGAGATGATGAATTTGGAGATGACTTTGGCGACGATGAATTTGGGGATGATGAGTTCGGAGATGACGAATTTGGGGACGATGAATTTGAAGATGAATTTGGGGATGATGAATTTGGAGATGACGAGTTCGAGGAAGGGGAAGATGATGAAGACTTTGACGAAGACGACGACGATTTTTTTGGAAGCGATTTTGATTATGAATACGAAGATGATGGCTGGAGTGATTATGATGAAGAGCTTGATGCCCTAGAAGATGATTTTTTTGATGACTATGGTGAGCATTTTGGATTAGCCGCAAAGCCAGATACTAATTTTGATGCGGTGCAATCAAAGCTAGCGACAATTCAGTCTTTACTCGATATTGACCCTGCCATTATTTATGTGGCATTTCGCGACAAAGAATCGCGAGGAACAAAACAATCGACGAAACAAACAATTGGTAAAGATAAAGATATTCTCTGGCAATTTGACGACAATGCGCGCCAAAATTATCTTGATATAGATCGAGAGGCTCTTGGTAATGATGAATTAGAGCTTGTTATGCTCACTGCTAGTGGCAAGGTGGTACGTCGTCGCATTGTAGGAAGTAGTCGACAGGAAATTCTAAGAGCAGCAAGGTCATTTAACCGTAGTATTACCAGTCCACATTTAGGGAATACCTATTTGCGATCGGCAAAGTACTTTTATGATTTACTGATCAAACCCCTTGAAGCGGAATTAAATGAAGCTCAGATTGATAATTTGACGTTTGTGATGGATCGTGGGCTGCGTACTTTACCGATAGCAGCTCTTCATGATGGACAGCAATTTGTAATTGAAAAATATAGTGTGGGGATGATGCCCAGTTTCGCATTAACTCAAACGGACTATCTCGATTTACGAGAGAGTCAAGTTTTGGCAATGGGGGCTTCGGAATTTCAACAACAAAATGATTTGCCTGCGGTTCCAGTGGAATTATCAGAGATTGCTGATCGCATTTGGGAAGGGGATGTTTACAGCGAAAATCAATTTACCGTAGATCGTTTACTGGCTGCGCGCGATCGCCAAGAATATGGAATTTTACATCTTGCCACCCATGGTGAATTTTTGCCTGGTAATCTTGCGCGTTCCTATATTCAGTTTTGGGATCAACGGGTGTCTTTAGCGGAGTTACCAAAGCTTCAACTCAATAATCCACCAATCGAATTGTTGGTTTTATCTGCTTGTCGTACAGCTTTTGGTGATCCAAATGCCGAGTTGGGATTTGCTGGTTTGGCGATCGCCTCAGGTGCAAAATCAGCGATAGGTAGCCTCTGGTATGTCAGTGATGAAGGGACGCTTGCTTTGATGACAGAGTTTTATCGTGAGCTCCAATCCCTGCCGATTAAAGCGGAAGCACTCCGCCAAGCTCAATTAGCCTTGTTGAATGGTGAAGTTCAGCGACAAGGAGGAACATTGATTACTCCTGCGGGCCCTATTGATCTGCCAGAAACGTTCTCGCAACTCCAGAGTAATGATCTGAGCCACCCTTATTTTTGGAGTAGTTTTAGTCTGATTGGCAACCCTTGGTAG